The DNA region GATCCCGTCCTCGATCACCGGGATGTCCATCCGGCGCACGGTTTCCGCCAGCTCGACGCGGCGCTCTTCGTCCATTGTGGACCCGAGCGGGTTGTGCAGCGTCGGCTGGACGTACAGGGCGCGAACGGACGCGGCTTCGAGCGCCTCGGGGATGAGGCCCCTGTCGTCGGTCTCGACGGGCACCAGCTGGACACCGAGCCGCCCGGCGAGCGCCTTGACCACGGGGTACGTGACGGCTTCGACGGCGAGCCGTTCCCCCATCGGCACGAAGGCGGCGATGGCGGCCGCGATGGCCTGGCGCCCGCTTCCGGCGAAGAGGATTTCAGGCGTCCAGCCGTCCTTCGCGAGTAGCCCGGCGACGGCGTCACGCGCCTGCTTCGAGCCCGAGACGCTTCCAGGCCGCAACGCCGCTGTCAGGACGTCTTCACGCAGGAGCGGCTCGAGCGCCTTCCCGACCAGCGCGGACTGTTCCGGGAGGACGGCGAAGTTGAGTTCGAGGTCGACCGTCGCGCCGCCCGGTTCGGCGAGCGCGGTCTCCAGCGGCGGGCGCCCGGCGCGCACGAACGTGCCCCGCCCGACCTCGCCGACCACGACACCCCGCCGGACGAGTTCGCCGTAGACCCTGGCGGCGGTCGAGTTCGCGATCCCGCGTTCGCGGGCGAACCGCCGCTGCGGGGGCAGCCGGTCGCCAGGACGGAGCCTCCCTGCCTCGACGTCGGCGGAGATCTCGTCCGCGACTATCCGGTAGTCCTCCATGCCGTCCTTCGATCGCACCGAGTGCATTCACACGATTGCACCGCGGATCATGCCATCGAAGCACGACTGCGACGTACGGAACACCACAACTGCGGACTCCTAGGTTAGCCTAACCTGCGTGGAGACCGTGGAAACCCTCACCGAGCAGAGCACGACGTCCCGCCTGCACGCGGACGCGCTGACGCTCGCCTACGACGGCCGTACCGTGGCCGAAGACCTCGGGGTGGTCATCCCCGACCGGTCGTTCACCGTCATCGTCGGGCCGAACGCCTGCGGCAAGACGACCCTGCTGCGCGCGCTCGCGCGGATGCTCAAACCGCGCAAGGGTTCGGTGTTCCTCGACGGCCAGGTGATCAGCTCCTTCCCCGCCAAGGAGGTCGCCCGGCGGCTCGGCCTGCTGCCGCAGAGCTCGATCGCGCCCGACGGCATCACGGTCGCGGACCTCGTCGCGCGCGGCCGGTACCCGCATCAGCGCCTGCTGCGCCAGTGGTCCCGTGAGGACGCCACCGTGGTCGCGGAGTCCATGCGCGCCACCGGGGTCGACGACCTCGCCGAGCGGCTGGTCGACGAGCTGTCGGGTGGCCAGCGGCAGCGCGTGTGGATGGCGATGGCCCTCGCACAGGAGACTGATCTCCTGCTGCTCGACGAGCCGACGACCTATCTGGACATCGCGCACCAGATGGACATCCTCGACCTGTGCGCGGAACTGCACCAGGAGCAGGGCCGCACGCTGGTCGCGGTGCTGCACGACCTCAACCACGCCGCCCGCTACGCGACGCACATGATCGCGATGCGCGGCGGAGAGGTCCTCGCGACCGGAGCGCCCGAAGAGGTCGTGACCGCCGCGAACGTCGAGAAGATCTTCGAGCTGCCCTGCCGGGTCATGCCGTGCCCGGAAACCGGTACCCCGCTGGTGATCCCGAAAGCCGGACGCCGCGCAGCCTGACCGCCTCGGAGTAGGTTGGCGGCGGAGGTGCCATGTCACAGCAACTGTGGTCCGAAGTGGACGACTATCTGTCCGGGGTGCTCGTCCCGTCCGATCCCGCCCTCGAAGGCGCGCGGCAGGCGTCGGACGAGGCCGGGCTGCCCTCGATCGCCGTCGCGCCGAATCAGGGCAAACTGCTCAACCTGATGGCGAGGATGATCGGCGCCCGGTCCATCCTGGAGATCGGCACGCTCGGCGGGTACAGCACGATCTGGCTCGCCCGTGCCCTGCCGCCGCAGGGCAGGCTCGTCACCCTCGAATACGACCCGAAGCACGCCGAGGTCGCGCGCGGCAACATCGAAGCGGCCGGGCTCGGCGGCCTGGTCGACGTCCGGGTCGGCA from Amycolatopsis sp. EV170708-02-1 includes:
- a CDS encoding PLP-dependent aminotransferase family protein is translated as MEDYRIVADEISADVEAGRLRPGDRLPPQRRFARERGIANSTAARVYGELVRRGVVVGEVGRGTFVRAGRPPLETALAEPGGATVDLELNFAVLPEQSALVGKALEPLLREDVLTAALRPGSVSGSKQARDAVAGLLAKDGWTPEILFAGSGRQAIAAAIAAFVPMGERLAVEAVTYPVVKALAGRLGVQLVPVETDDRGLIPEALEAASVRALYVQPTLHNPLGSTMDEERRVELAETVRRMDIPVIEDGIYTFLRPEVRPFAAYAPERTVFTDSMSKRLAPGLTTGFLAVPAAWTERLAAAVRSGGWVAPRLAVEAATRWITGGTLETVERAKRLDAAERQRVTAERLAGFTLRADPRAYHCWWELPEHWRAETFVAAAARRGIAVTPAAAFAVVPGHAPNAVRLAVSSPPLETLAAALDVLAGLASGRPEDAGVD
- a CDS encoding ABC transporter ATP-binding protein, producing the protein METVETLTEQSTTSRLHADALTLAYDGRTVAEDLGVVIPDRSFTVIVGPNACGKTTLLRALARMLKPRKGSVFLDGQVISSFPAKEVARRLGLLPQSSIAPDGITVADLVARGRYPHQRLLRQWSREDATVVAESMRATGVDDLAERLVDELSGGQRQRVWMAMALAQETDLLLLDEPTTYLDIAHQMDILDLCAELHQEQGRTLVAVLHDLNHAARYATHMIAMRGGEVLATGAPEEVVTAANVEKIFELPCRVMPCPETGTPLVIPKAGRRAA
- a CDS encoding O-methyltransferase translates to MSQQLWSEVDDYLSGVLVPSDPALEGARQASDEAGLPSIAVAPNQGKLLNLMARMIGARSILEIGTLGGYSTIWLARALPPQGRLVTLEYDPKHAEVARGNIEAAGLGGLVDVRVGKALDLLPSVEGPIDLAFIDADKANNPAYFEASLKLVRPGGVIVVDNVVRGGAVTDAASEDPNIQGIRRLHEMIAAEPRVDATAIQTVGSKGYDGLTVVLVKP